Proteins co-encoded in one Archangium lipolyticum genomic window:
- a CDS encoding AgmX/PglI C-terminal domain-containing protein yields the protein MSSQQTVLQVVILRDGLLVGTEVFTPGSYVLGSAPASDLRLDDASVAPRHAVLYFQNGRAAIQDSGSNAGVYVNGHRVSACEVRSTDEVLCGPFVLKTRVLAQRPRDERPQPPPEVAALLGAAPPPAAPPQAQVPVAAPVPPAPTAQQLAATQPIARFSGAVKPVAPVPSPPPAVTVAVTRPAPPSPAQLASTTVYGAGAGATPARATPPPAVPLPDTVPAATMPSTRRRAAPQPVQATGPALVLADDVLADLPEEPQPPRAQAPDTRMQWEQAAAPLDRPTHAPRLEPGRGPAQLYLELYWGAVRRDARRFAPGKKVQAAADEQAPMPLWGFQLPDEPFTLAESANDAFRLYVPKGAQVERTGPGGRYERVAPNALEADGERRFVTLRQGTAARLSEGKMSLVAYAAPLPEKVRVNPLKGLPWLAIGCFLFFSSALGSFIAFMPKRPEGADFTQKNLPPVALRLLAPEPKKKEEAKKKLESIKEKAKKQVAKKDTPTPVAPQPPPPKQEKPQPTPKAVAAAPESKALKALAKLSAAGPATKDLLAAVDKLGSGPGSKNVKNSNFKLSGLIGKAPIANAGLGTFGLGGGGKGGGATLGAEILRGKGGGGIGALGAGGVGKGKVGGTVARASARTIAAQGSIDREAVAKVVNSHLQEVYACYERALLKEPGLAGKVVLEWTIGTNGRVVATKTKSSTLRSPSVESCIMGGLKGWTFPPAKGGAVIITYPFIFNSVGY from the coding sequence GTGAGCAGTCAGCAGACAGTTCTCCAGGTCGTCATCCTACGTGATGGGTTGCTCGTGGGCACCGAGGTGTTCACGCCGGGCTCGTATGTGCTCGGCTCGGCTCCAGCCTCGGACCTGCGGCTGGACGACGCGAGCGTCGCGCCCCGCCACGCCGTCCTCTATTTCCAGAACGGGCGCGCGGCCATCCAGGACTCGGGTTCGAACGCGGGCGTCTACGTCAACGGCCATCGGGTCTCCGCGTGTGAGGTGCGCTCCACGGACGAGGTGCTTTGCGGCCCCTTCGTGCTGAAGACCCGGGTGCTGGCGCAGCGGCCACGGGACGAGCGGCCTCAACCGCCTCCCGAGGTGGCCGCGCTGCTCGGTGCCGCTCCGCCCCCGGCGGCGCCTCCCCAGGCCCAGGTGCCCGTGGCCGCGCCGGTGCCTCCAGCGCCAACGGCGCAGCAGCTCGCCGCCACCCAGCCTATCGCCAGGTTCTCGGGCGCGGTGAAGCCCGTGGCGCCCGTGCCGTCTCCGCCGCCCGCGGTTACCGTGGCCGTCACGCGTCCCGCGCCGCCGTCGCCAGCACAGCTGGCCTCCACCACCGTCTATGGCGCGGGAGCCGGAGCCACCCCGGCCCGTGCCACCCCACCGCCCGCCGTTCCCCTCCCCGATACCGTGCCAGCGGCCACCATGCCCTCGACGCGGCGCCGCGCGGCACCCCAGCCGGTGCAGGCGACGGGCCCGGCGCTCGTGTTGGCGGACGATGTGCTCGCGGACCTGCCGGAGGAGCCGCAACCGCCGCGGGCCCAGGCTCCCGACACGCGGATGCAGTGGGAGCAGGCGGCGGCACCGCTCGACCGTCCCACGCACGCGCCACGCCTGGAGCCGGGCCGGGGCCCCGCGCAGCTCTACCTGGAGCTCTACTGGGGCGCCGTGCGCCGCGACGCGCGCCGCTTCGCTCCAGGCAAGAAGGTCCAGGCGGCCGCGGACGAGCAAGCCCCCATGCCACTGTGGGGCTTCCAGCTCCCGGACGAGCCCTTCACGCTGGCGGAGTCCGCCAACGACGCCTTCCGCCTCTACGTGCCCAAGGGGGCGCAGGTGGAGCGCACGGGCCCTGGCGGCCGTTACGAGCGGGTCGCGCCCAACGCCCTGGAGGCGGACGGGGAGCGCCGCTTCGTCACCCTGCGCCAGGGCACCGCCGCGCGCCTCTCCGAGGGGAAGATGTCGCTGGTGGCCTACGCGGCCCCGCTGCCCGAGAAGGTACGCGTCAACCCGCTCAAGGGCCTGCCCTGGCTGGCCATCGGGTGCTTCCTCTTCTTCAGCTCGGCCCTGGGCAGCTTCATCGCCTTCATGCCCAAGCGGCCGGAGGGCGCGGACTTCACCCAGAAGAACCTGCCACCCGTGGCCCTGCGCCTGCTCGCGCCCGAGCCGAAGAAGAAGGAAGAGGCCAAGAAGAAGCTCGAGTCCATCAAGGAGAAGGCCAAGAAGCAGGTGGCCAAGAAGGACACCCCGACGCCGGTGGCGCCGCAGCCTCCCCCTCCGAAGCAGGAGAAGCCGCAGCCCACTCCCAAGGCGGTGGCGGCCGCGCCCGAGTCCAAGGCCCTCAAGGCGCTCGCGAAGCTGTCGGCCGCGGGCCCGGCCACCAAGGATCTGCTGGCCGCGGTGGACAAGCTGGGCAGCGGCCCGGGCAGCAAGAACGTGAAGAACTCCAACTTCAAGCTCTCCGGCCTCATCGGCAAGGCGCCCATCGCCAACGCGGGCCTGGGCACCTTCGGCCTGGGTGGCGGGGGCAAGGGCGGCGGTGCCACGCTCGGCGCGGAGATTCTCCGGGGCAAGGGCGGTGGCGGCATCGGCGCGCTGGGCGCGGGCGGCGTGGGCAAGGGCAAGGTGGGCGGCACGGTGGCACGCGCCAGCGCGCGCACCATCGCGGCGCAGGGCTCCATCGACCGCGAGGCCGTGGCCAAGGTGGTCAACAGCCACCTGCAGGAGGTGTACGCCTGCTACGAGCGCGCGCTGCTCAAGGAGCCGGGCCTCGCCGGCAAGGTGGTGCTGGAGTGGACGATCGGCACCAACGGCCGCGTGGTGGCCACCAAGACGAAGTCCTCCACCCTGCGCAGCCCCTCGGTCGAGTCCTGCATCATGGGCGGCCTGAAAGGCTGGACCTTCCCGCCCGCCAAGGGTGGCGCCGTCATCATCACCTATCCATTCATCTTCAACTCGGTCGGCTACTGA
- a CDS encoding tetratricopeptide repeat protein encodes MSHRPLLAALVSAAMLAAPASAKDPAGGAPAATPTPAAPAAPAAQAAPPKEAAPPPPEKVPDEVFDKALADYFAGNPRAAAGPLHTWLSAAPRTHENYAWGQYFLARSLIDLGFTHAGGVYLARIARERSNPNVLPRALETLRELTDRPHDEVMIDEQVFGALDLGFLPEEAGAYAHYQQGLVDLRVGNERWANTHFSKLPEGSAEASRARFALLVTRLREVKEPNDELIEDFLGLSKDEKLTRESRNEAALAVARLRYERKDYKGALEAYELVKLPELDPGRATLYLEEAWTRYKLGEPRAAMGILTTLDAPSFRDEFLPDKYLLRALIYRDLCHYLPAKRAAKELTRRFADSLESIREREDLTQDPRMRRAASAHGNTKRAARFLEVLELEGERLGRYAGSFGERLYTHLTKTYDLAHAEAQRIYQTRLEEAVRQEADTLLRATEQVRLMEYEVGLKLYERVKKGAKVAAAPEEELLSPSQVGFTFDGEYWNDELRSYRVRLDSRCIEENP; translated from the coding sequence ATGAGTCACCGCCCGCTCCTCGCCGCGCTCGTCTCCGCCGCGATGCTCGCCGCGCCCGCGTCCGCCAAGGACCCGGCCGGTGGCGCGCCGGCGGCCACTCCCACTCCCGCCGCTCCGGCCGCGCCCGCCGCCCAGGCGGCCCCGCCGAAGGAGGCCGCTCCTCCCCCGCCCGAGAAGGTGCCGGACGAGGTGTTCGACAAGGCACTGGCGGACTACTTCGCCGGCAACCCGCGCGCCGCTGCCGGACCGCTCCACACGTGGCTGTCCGCGGCGCCCCGGACGCACGAGAACTACGCCTGGGGCCAGTACTTCCTGGCCCGGAGCCTCATCGACCTGGGCTTCACCCACGCCGGTGGCGTGTACCTGGCCCGCATCGCCCGCGAGCGCTCCAACCCCAACGTGCTGCCCCGCGCCCTGGAGACGCTGCGCGAGCTGACGGACCGGCCGCACGACGAGGTGATGATCGACGAGCAGGTATTCGGCGCGCTGGACCTGGGCTTCCTGCCGGAGGAGGCGGGCGCCTACGCGCACTACCAGCAGGGGCTGGTGGACCTGCGGGTGGGCAACGAGCGCTGGGCCAACACGCACTTCTCCAAGCTGCCCGAGGGGAGCGCCGAGGCGAGCCGGGCCCGCTTCGCGCTGCTCGTCACGCGGCTGCGCGAGGTGAAGGAGCCCAACGACGAGCTCATCGAGGACTTCCTCGGGCTGTCCAAGGACGAGAAGCTCACCCGTGAGTCGCGCAACGAGGCGGCGCTGGCGGTGGCGCGGCTGCGCTACGAGCGCAAGGACTACAAGGGCGCGCTGGAGGCCTACGAGTTGGTGAAGCTGCCGGAGTTGGATCCGGGCCGCGCCACGCTGTACCTGGAGGAGGCGTGGACGCGCTACAAGCTGGGCGAGCCGCGCGCCGCGATGGGCATCCTCACCACGCTGGACGCGCCCTCGTTCCGGGACGAGTTCCTGCCGGACAAGTATCTGCTGCGCGCCCTCATCTACCGGGACCTGTGCCACTACCTGCCGGCCAAGCGCGCGGCGAAGGAGCTGACGCGGCGCTTCGCGGACTCGCTGGAGAGCATCCGCGAACGGGAGGACCTGACGCAGGACCCGCGCATGCGCCGGGCCGCGAGCGCCCATGGCAACACGAAGCGCGCCGCGCGTTTCCTGGAGGTGCTGGAGCTGGAGGGAGAGCGCCTGGGCCGCTACGCGGGCAGCTTCGGCGAGCGGCTCTACACGCACCTGACGAAGACCTATGACCTGGCGCACGCCGAGGCCCAGCGCATCTACCAGACGCGGCTGGAGGAGGCGGTGCGGCAGGAAGCGGACACGCTGCTGCGGGCGACCGAACAGGTGCGCCTGATGGAGTACGAAGTGGGCCTCAAGCTGTACGAGCGCGTGAAGAAGGGTGCCAAGGTGGCGGCGGCGCCGGAGGAGGAGCTGCTGTCGCCCTCGCAGGTGGGCTTCACCTTCGACGGCGAGTACTGGAACGACGAGCTGCGCTCGTACCGGGTCCGTCTCGACAGCCGCTGCATCGAGGAGAATCCATGA
- the mtsC gene encoding cell-cell cohesion MYXO-CTERM protein MtsC, protein MKLARIVPVLTMGVLFLMPTPAPAQTNGADNPECLGTQCGRPKEEGGGCGCGCGCSVWVAYTDDGKTLSYTDDGDGDGKSDGNDNCPFSSNRGQEDDDSDGVGNVCDNCSTLANLQQKDADGDGIGDDCDPDQDNDGVPGASDNCPFVPNPKQENLDGDALGDVCDVDDDDDTVLDGDDNCPRVKNTDQKLPDDRSLCNVDRDGDNVLDSFDNCPALASTNQHDTDGDGVGDPCDPDKDEDSVLNEKDNCPANANTDQADDDGDHVGDVCDARYCVVIDPQHPENCLDPKSPFTVHGGGTLALKKGEQVRLPLFANRNGVAIEYTWTVTKRPEGSKSVVENPQGAVTMSRHWEYAYVDGNKPTFTADQDGDYVLQLRAKLAFDDRAYPGRRESVSELALQVSNTSVSGWNCSAFPATGGGLALGAALVALLRRRRRS, encoded by the coding sequence ATGAAACTCGCTCGCATTGTCCCCGTGCTCACCATGGGGGTGCTCTTCCTGATGCCGACCCCGGCGCCGGCCCAGACCAACGGCGCGGACAACCCGGAGTGCCTGGGTACCCAGTGTGGCCGTCCCAAGGAGGAGGGCGGCGGCTGCGGATGCGGTTGTGGCTGCTCCGTCTGGGTGGCCTACACGGACGACGGCAAGACGCTGTCCTACACGGATGACGGCGACGGCGACGGCAAGTCGGACGGCAACGACAACTGCCCCTTCTCCTCCAACCGCGGCCAGGAGGACGACGACAGCGATGGGGTGGGCAACGTCTGCGACAACTGCTCCACGCTGGCCAACCTCCAGCAGAAGGACGCGGACGGCGACGGCATCGGCGACGACTGCGACCCAGATCAGGACAACGACGGGGTGCCCGGCGCCAGCGACAACTGCCCGTTCGTCCCCAACCCCAAGCAGGAGAACCTGGACGGAGACGCGTTGGGCGACGTGTGCGACGTGGACGATGACGACGACACCGTCCTGGACGGCGACGACAACTGCCCGCGCGTGAAGAACACGGACCAGAAGCTGCCGGACGACCGCAGCCTGTGCAACGTGGACCGCGACGGGGACAACGTCCTGGACAGCTTCGACAACTGCCCCGCCCTGGCCAGCACCAACCAGCACGACACGGACGGGGATGGCGTGGGCGACCCGTGCGATCCGGACAAGGATGAGGACAGCGTCCTCAACGAGAAGGACAACTGCCCCGCCAACGCCAACACCGACCAGGCGGATGACGACGGGGACCACGTGGGTGACGTGTGCGACGCGCGCTACTGCGTCGTCATCGACCCGCAGCACCCCGAGAACTGCCTGGATCCGAAGTCCCCCTTCACCGTACACGGCGGTGGCACGCTGGCGCTGAAGAAGGGCGAGCAGGTTCGCCTGCCCCTGTTCGCCAACCGCAATGGCGTGGCCATCGAGTACACTTGGACCGTCACGAAGCGTCCCGAGGGCTCCAAGTCCGTGGTGGAGAACCCCCAGGGCGCGGTGACCATGAGCCGCCACTGGGAGTACGCCTATGTCGACGGCAACAAGCCCACCTTCACCGCGGATCAGGATGGCGACTACGTTCTCCAGCTCCGCGCGAAGCTGGCCTTCGATGACCGGGCCTACCCCGGCCGCCGCGAGTCCGTCTCCGAGCTGGCCCTCCAGGTGTCCAACACGAGCGTCAGCGGTTGGAACTGCTCCGCCTTCCCCGCCACCGGTGGGGGGCTCGCCCTGGGCGCCGCCCTGGTTGCCCTGCTGCGCCGCCGCCGGCGCTCCTGA
- a CDS encoding MtsA protein, with protein MLAATGVVLWRHGVPPGREAHPRLEAVGPRLTSNQTSQPLAVHGEGLVPGLRLVLGPPLSRELPLTVLDSRHAYTRLPSDLGIAAEQVQAVVTARLAGSPEEETGGEASLTVVNDAAFPDLTAMVLAPDGRTLFIASPPTDTVFALDVASGRVERLAAGDGPSALSTYEDSGGRPWLAVAHRWEGALRLYALGVPGNAPRVLPAPAGALGLAVDGARGVAFVAEHVRDSVHALSLEDGREVWTARVDPNPRELARWKGLLAVGSLQTGQVELLRQEDGAPVSTLVPRPGVPIIGGATERFSAQVMGGKAARGLVASEKLGRLFLASLGPNVGPNAERMEVSPNGGVAELEPERGEVVRHRGFGAGITEGLALDDGAGLLYAADVGLGVVRVLDARRLEVLQEVAMPLPEGTPLVRPAADFGTARRAGVELHSGPRSLVLAPDGRALYVLNRHTGTVAVVDVSEARTGRARVVRQWPVTEMRTQAKRRLGQVLYYADLGRTAMSCDACHLEGHTGGVFFEKTRPMRIYRSPTALGSRDTPPYFTPASTFSLAETMRTVGGRNRFHNPNLTDAEVEALTLYVSLMSTPPNPFRDEHGGPPETVELPDGRRGRPAVGRELFEGKGGCTGCHPAPLFTTDQDPKTRGRFQEVGTPNALPLRLEQQDLVPGFAPPSLVGAWDIWPMLGSGAAGFEVRDGNRLVVGTRFALRAVVEMSGPAHGNMKALTPEEQDDLLAWLLTL; from the coding sequence ATGCTGGCCGCTACAGGTGTGGTGCTGTGGCGCCACGGCGTACCGCCTGGACGGGAGGCCCACCCGCGGCTCGAGGCGGTGGGCCCGCGTCTGACGAGCAACCAGACGTCACAGCCGCTCGCCGTCCATGGCGAGGGGCTGGTGCCGGGGCTGCGCCTGGTGCTGGGGCCCCCGCTGTCGCGCGAGCTGCCGCTCACGGTGCTGGACTCGAGGCATGCCTACACGCGCCTTCCCTCGGACCTGGGCATCGCGGCCGAGCAGGTGCAGGCGGTGGTGACGGCGCGGCTGGCCGGGTCTCCAGAGGAGGAGACCGGGGGAGAGGCGAGCCTCACCGTGGTGAATGACGCGGCCTTCCCGGACCTGACGGCGATGGTGCTCGCGCCGGATGGACGCACGCTGTTCATCGCCTCGCCGCCGACGGACACGGTGTTCGCGCTGGACGTGGCCAGCGGGCGTGTGGAGCGGCTGGCCGCTGGAGATGGGCCGAGCGCGCTCTCGACATATGAGGATTCGGGAGGGCGTCCGTGGCTCGCGGTGGCCCACCGCTGGGAAGGGGCGCTGCGCCTGTATGCGCTGGGTGTGCCCGGGAACGCACCGCGCGTGCTACCCGCGCCGGCCGGGGCGCTGGGGCTCGCGGTGGATGGGGCTCGCGGCGTGGCCTTCGTGGCCGAGCACGTGCGGGACTCGGTGCACGCGCTCTCGTTGGAGGACGGGCGCGAGGTGTGGACGGCCCGGGTGGATCCGAATCCCCGGGAGCTGGCGCGCTGGAAGGGGCTGCTCGCGGTGGGGAGCCTGCAGACGGGGCAGGTGGAGCTGCTGCGGCAGGAGGACGGCGCGCCCGTGTCGACGCTGGTGCCCCGGCCGGGCGTGCCCATCATCGGAGGGGCGACGGAGCGCTTCTCCGCGCAGGTGATGGGAGGCAAGGCCGCGCGGGGACTGGTGGCCTCGGAGAAGCTGGGGCGCCTCTTCCTGGCGAGCCTGGGGCCCAACGTGGGGCCCAACGCCGAGCGCATGGAGGTGAGCCCCAACGGCGGCGTGGCGGAGTTGGAGCCGGAGCGCGGTGAGGTGGTGCGGCACCGGGGTTTCGGGGCGGGCATCACCGAGGGCCTGGCGCTCGATGACGGGGCGGGGCTGCTGTACGCGGCGGACGTGGGGCTGGGAGTGGTGCGCGTGCTGGATGCGCGCCGGCTGGAGGTGCTCCAGGAGGTGGCCATGCCCCTGCCGGAGGGCACGCCGCTGGTGAGGCCGGCGGCGGACTTCGGGACGGCGAGGCGGGCCGGAGTGGAGCTGCACTCGGGGCCGAGGTCGCTGGTGCTGGCTCCGGACGGGCGCGCCCTCTACGTGCTCAACCGGCACACGGGGACGGTGGCGGTGGTGGACGTGTCCGAGGCGCGGACTGGCCGAGCTCGGGTGGTGCGGCAGTGGCCGGTGACGGAGATGCGCACGCAGGCGAAGCGGCGGTTGGGGCAGGTGCTCTACTACGCGGACCTGGGGCGCACGGCGATGAGCTGCGATGCGTGCCACCTGGAGGGCCACACGGGGGGCGTCTTCTTCGAGAAGACGCGGCCGATGCGGATCTACCGCTCGCCCACGGCGCTCGGCAGCCGCGACACGCCGCCGTACTTCACCCCGGCGAGCACGTTCAGCCTGGCGGAGACGATGCGTACGGTGGGCGGACGCAACCGCTTCCACAACCCGAACCTCACGGACGCGGAGGTGGAGGCGCTCACCCTGTACGTGTCCCTGATGTCCACGCCGCCCAACCCCTTCCGGGACGAGCACGGCGGGCCGCCGGAGACGGTGGAGTTGCCGGACGGGCGGCGCGGGAGGCCGGCGGTGGGACGGGAGCTCTTCGAGGGGAAGGGCGGCTGCACCGGGTGCCACCCGGCGCCGCTCTTCACCACGGACCAGGATCCGAAGACGCGCGGGCGCTTCCAGGAGGTGGGGACGCCGAATGCGCTGCCATTGAGGTTGGAGCAGCAGGACCTGGTGCCGGGATTCGCGCCGCCGTCACTGGTGGGGGCGTGGGACATCTGGCCGATGCTGGGCAGCGGGGCGGCGGGCTTCGAGGTGCGTGACGGCAACCGATTGGTGGTGGGCACGCGGTTCGCGCTGCGCGCGGTGGTGGAGATGTCCGGCCCCGCGCACGGGAACATGAAGGCGCTCACGCCCGAGGAGCAGGACGACCTGCTGGCCTGGCTCCTCACGCTGTAG
- a CDS encoding calcium-binding protein, with protein MSTLPRITWLLVPVLLLSCSDSGLYALDGRGPSGKDRADFSGNVCVPLAGGEAFPVKVLFAVQGGAGLPEDMKGSVSEALGTLASRFSVPYIKFSLVAFHTVATGLLGRFDDATALQASVPRYATYQESGPTSMRSALKLAKSILSGDMQTSCPGDVARTRYLVVLVVTSEDLSCESPVFNAGIDSRCSNLPDSASCSQCELAAVTGELKALAQQFGAGEVTVQPVYVRNTAEPHAAAQVAAIANAGGTEAVTTDFVSLPTALGGLDYASLQSNLKMKRFLAFNRNVVVRAGQFLPDSDGDGVADADELARGLDPTIPDSDQDGVMDGIELRMGLDPTPGHVDPIPNCNSALDEDGDRLNTCEERVLGTDPCVGDTDGDGLPDLVEALSNTNPLIAEALLDSDRDGIPNITEVEAHGDPLSADIAFQTERGYGYSLSEAEPTADGRACYAVRAENVTLVPTLERPNPIFPGRRIPAGTNDIYLYMQVGRDNDPRGSGIGALYIRSLRYSEEEGRTPAGTLTFTPDDFILGT; from the coding sequence ATGAGCACCCTCCCGCGGATCACCTGGTTGTTGGTTCCCGTGCTGCTGCTGTCGTGCTCCGACTCGGGCCTCTACGCCCTCGACGGGCGGGGCCCCAGCGGCAAGGACAGGGCGGACTTCTCCGGGAACGTCTGCGTGCCGCTGGCCGGCGGCGAGGCCTTCCCCGTCAAGGTCCTCTTCGCCGTGCAGGGCGGGGCGGGGCTCCCCGAGGACATGAAGGGGTCCGTCTCCGAGGCCCTCGGCACGCTCGCCAGCCGCTTCTCCGTCCCCTACATCAAGTTCAGCCTGGTGGCCTTCCACACCGTGGCCACGGGCCTGCTGGGCCGCTTCGACGACGCCACCGCCCTGCAGGCCTCCGTCCCGCGCTACGCCACCTACCAGGAGTCGGGGCCCACCAGCATGCGCTCGGCGCTGAAGCTGGCCAAAAGCATCCTCTCCGGAGACATGCAGACGAGCTGCCCCGGTGACGTGGCCCGCACCCGCTACCTCGTCGTCCTGGTGGTGACGAGCGAGGACCTCAGCTGTGAGAGCCCCGTCTTCAACGCCGGCATCGACTCGCGCTGCAGCAACCTGCCGGACTCCGCGTCCTGCAGCCAGTGCGAGCTGGCCGCCGTCACCGGTGAGCTCAAGGCGCTCGCCCAGCAGTTCGGCGCTGGCGAGGTGACGGTGCAGCCCGTCTACGTGCGCAACACGGCCGAGCCCCACGCCGCCGCCCAGGTGGCCGCCATCGCCAATGCTGGGGGCACCGAGGCGGTGACGACGGACTTCGTCAGCCTGCCCACCGCGCTCGGCGGCCTCGACTACGCGTCGCTGCAGAGCAACCTGAAGATGAAGCGCTTCCTGGCCTTCAACCGCAACGTGGTGGTGCGTGCCGGCCAGTTCCTCCCCGACAGCGATGGCGACGGGGTGGCGGACGCGGACGAGCTGGCACGCGGCCTGGATCCGACGATCCCCGACAGCGACCAGGACGGGGTCATGGACGGCATCGAGCTGCGCATGGGCCTGGACCCCACGCCGGGCCACGTGGACCCCATCCCCAACTGCAACTCGGCGCTGGACGAGGACGGGGACCGGCTCAACACCTGCGAGGAGCGCGTGCTGGGCACCGACCCCTGCGTGGGCGACACGGATGGCGACGGCCTGCCGGACCTCGTCGAGGCCCTCTCCAACACCAACCCCCTGATCGCCGAGGCGCTGCTGGACAGCGATCGCGACGGCATCCCCAACATCACCGAGGTGGAGGCCCATGGCGATCCCCTCAGCGCCGACATCGCCTTCCAGACCGAGCGCGGCTACGGCTACTCCCTCTCCGAGGCCGAGCCCACCGCGGACGGCCGCGCCTGCTACGCGGTGCGCGCGGAGAACGTCACCCTCGTCCCCACCCTCGAGCGGCCCAACCCCATCTTCCCCGGCCGTCGCATCCCCGCCGGCACCAACGACATCTACCTTTATATGCAGGTGGGCCGGGACAACGACCCACGCGGCTCCGGCATCGGCGCGCTCTACATCCGCTCCCTGCGCTACTCCGAGGAGGAGGGCCGCACTCCCGCTGGCACCCTCACCTTCACTCCTGACGATTTCATCCTGGGGACTTGA
- a CDS encoding outer membrane beta-barrel domain-containing protein yields the protein MRNALLLLSSLLLPGLAHAQAEALENPGTVSAVQERMYRMNHELTLGVGVLPADAFYKGVLGSVGYTYHFSDSFAWQVGRGSYSYNLKTSLREQLERDFDVAPTNAAFEEQVQWMVGSDLVWSPIYGKMAISNSSVVHFTGFLLGGATVMKLTRADGFRPAINLGVGVRVFTSRNVSFRMDVTNNTVFVGGTRLIQVPTFQLSTAFNFGATE from the coding sequence GTGCGAAACGCCCTGCTCCTCCTCTCGAGCCTCCTGCTGCCCGGGCTGGCCCATGCCCAGGCCGAGGCCCTCGAGAACCCCGGTACCGTCTCCGCCGTCCAGGAGCGGATGTACCGGATGAACCACGAGCTGACGCTCGGCGTGGGCGTGCTGCCCGCCGACGCCTTCTACAAGGGCGTGCTCGGAAGCGTCGGCTACACCTACCACTTCAGCGACAGCTTCGCGTGGCAGGTGGGCCGGGGCAGCTACAGCTACAACCTGAAGACGAGCCTGCGCGAGCAGCTCGAGCGCGACTTCGACGTGGCGCCCACCAACGCCGCCTTCGAGGAGCAGGTGCAGTGGATGGTGGGCTCGGACCTGGTGTGGAGCCCCATCTACGGGAAGATGGCCATCAGCAACAGCTCGGTGGTGCACTTCACCGGCTTCCTGCTCGGCGGCGCCACGGTGATGAAGCTCACGCGCGCCGATGGATTCCGCCCGGCCATCAACCTGGGCGTGGGCGTGCGCGTCTTCACCAGCCGCAACGTCTCCTTCCGCATGGACGTGACGAACAACACCGTCTTCGTGGGCGGCACCCGCCTCATCCAGGTCCCCACCTTCCAGCTGTCCACCGCGTTCAACTTCGGCGCCACGGAATGA
- a CDS encoding AAA family ATPase, whose product MYLRSLTLQNLKLLRDVAISFTRDDGEIRPWTVLVGENGLCKTTILQAIALAASGSSLGSELADVTSLPDRRQPSTELMLIGAEFTFGQEGHKARSYPGLETKHSLAPFVRSSIAAKNTWRELVGSSRYVGVEHTLVFDPIREARRTQLPDWFVAGYGTARALPHPKSIIQGEGLSDPIKQRLENLFGQGNLIATGFADVFEPAQAKAFSRVLRQVLIQGKLVPGVIDLELKSHGIVRTRQDLVDAHCFEFRLGGHKVKIPATWLSQGYQGAIAWLADLIGHILLEAGRPVAPEKMEGLVLIDELDLHLHPRWQAALIPALKTVFPRLQFVATTHSAMTLPGLEQEEVLVLRQDDDGNVYVAPAPTSPSWLTGSEIFDAFFDRKGKPPAGSAPRRRKQPAPEKKLARKTAARTKRK is encoded by the coding sequence ATGTACCTGCGCAGCCTCACGCTCCAGAACCTCAAGCTCCTGCGGGATGTCGCCATCTCCTTCACCCGCGACGATGGGGAGATCCGTCCCTGGACCGTCCTCGTCGGGGAGAATGGGCTGTGCAAGACGACCATCCTCCAGGCCATCGCGCTCGCGGCGAGCGGCTCCTCGCTGGGCAGCGAGCTCGCGGACGTCACCTCGCTGCCGGACCGGCGCCAGCCCTCCACGGAGCTGATGCTCATCGGCGCCGAGTTCACCTTCGGACAGGAGGGGCACAAGGCCCGGAGCTACCCGGGCCTGGAGACGAAGCACTCGCTGGCGCCCTTCGTGAGGAGCTCCATCGCGGCCAAGAACACCTGGCGTGAGCTGGTGGGCAGCTCGAGGTACGTGGGCGTCGAGCACACGCTCGTCTTCGATCCCATCCGCGAGGCGCGGCGCACGCAGCTGCCGGACTGGTTCGTCGCGGGCTACGGCACGGCGCGTGCCCTGCCCCACCCCAAGTCCATCATCCAGGGGGAAGGCCTCTCGGACCCCATCAAGCAGCGCCTGGAGAACCTCTTCGGCCAGGGCAACCTGATCGCCACCGGGTTCGCCGACGTCTTCGAGCCCGCCCAGGCGAAGGCCTTCAGCCGCGTGCTGCGGCAGGTGCTCATCCAGGGCAAGCTCGTGCCGGGCGTCATCGACCTGGAGCTCAAGAGCCACGGCATCGTCCGCACCCGGCAGGACCTGGTGGATGCGCACTGCTTCGAGTTCCGCCTGGGTGGCCACAAGGTGAAGATTCCGGCCACGTGGCTGTCGCAGGGGTACCAGGGGGCGATCGCGTGGCTGGCGGACCTCATCGGCCACATCCTGCTCGAGGCGGGCCGGCCGGTGGCGCCAGAGAAGATGGAGGGGTTGGTCCTCATCGACGAGCTGGATCTGCACCTGCATCCGCGCTGGCAGGCCGCGTTGATTCCCGCGCTGAAGACCGTCTTCCCCCGGCTCCAGTTCGTCGCCACGACCCACTCGGCCATGACGCTGCCAGGGCTGGAGCAGGAGGAAGTGCTCGTGCTGCGCCAGGACGATGACGGCAACGTCTACGTCGCCCCGGCGCCCACGTCGCCCTCGTGGCTGACGGGCAGTGAGATCTTCGACGCGTTCTTCGACAGGAAGGGCAAGCCTCCCGCGGGCTCCGCTCCCCGCCGCCGCAAGCAGCCCGCGCCGGAGAAGAAGCTGGCCCGGAAGACGGCGGCCAGGACGAAGCGGAAGTGA